One Candidatus Desulfatibia profunda DNA window includes the following coding sequences:
- a CDS encoding esterase family protein, producing the protein MHIEEHSWFSPNLNRQMALKVYGHWGKPFIVFPCSRGRYFDYEGMGMINAIAWFINGGRIKMFCIDSVDAESWYNFAVPPADRNARHEAYDRYVVQEVIPFVREHCRSPHERVMANGCSMGAYHCVNFYLKHPDVFEGTIALSGLYRLDRTEFGLSSADMPAVYFNSPVNYLPGINDPWYLDRYRHGTIIVCVGQGAWEAEAVADTRCLDALFKEKSIPARVDFWGYDVNHDWPWWYKQMNYFLQRLYG; encoded by the coding sequence ATGCACATAGAAGAACACAGTTGGTTCAGCCCGAACCTGAACCGGCAAATGGCCTTAAAGGTTTACGGGCACTGGGGCAAACCGTTTATCGTTTTTCCGTGCTCCCGGGGCCGGTATTTTGATTATGAAGGCATGGGCATGATTAACGCCATTGCCTGGTTCATCAATGGCGGCAGGATCAAGATGTTTTGCATAGACAGTGTCGACGCAGAGTCCTGGTACAATTTCGCCGTCCCGCCGGCGGATCGCAATGCGCGGCACGAAGCCTACGACCGTTACGTGGTCCAGGAAGTGATCCCGTTTGTCCGCGAGCACTGCCGCTCGCCGCATGAACGGGTGATGGCCAACGGTTGCAGCATGGGGGCCTATCACTGCGTAAACTTTTACCTCAAGCATCCGGATGTTTTCGAAGGGACCATCGCCTTGAGCGGCCTCTATCGCCTGGATCGGACCGAGTTCGGACTTTCGAGCGCCGACATGCCCGCCGTATACTTCAATTCTCCGGTGAACTATCTTCCGGGAATCAATGATCCCTGGTATCTGGATCGCTACCGGCACGGCACGATCATTGTCTGTGTCGGTCAAGGCGCCTGGGAAGCGGAAGCCGTTGCCGACACACGCTGCCTGGATGCCCTTTTTAAGGAAAAATCCATTCCGGCCCGGGTCGATTTCTGGGGCTACGACGTCAATCACGACTGGCCCTGGTGGTACAAACAGATGAATTATTTTTTACAGCGCCTTTATGGCTAA
- a CDS encoding alpha-D-glucose phosphate-specific phosphoglucomutase, which translates to MTAHELAGKPAPRSLLANIPRLVSAYYTHKPDVSDPAQQVSFGTSGHRGSSLKNSFNEDHILAISQAICDSRKSKNITGPLFMGMDTHALSEGALASALEVFAAGGVTVMIQQGFGYTPTPVISHAILTYNRGRKDKLADGVVITPSHNSPQDGGFKYNPPDGGPADTETTRIIEDRANQILGSSLKDIKRMPFEKALKADTTHTHDFISGYVADLQHIIDMKIVAEEGLRIGVDPLGGSAINFWDPIAETYGLAIEVVNRVVDPTFAFMTVDKDGNIRMDCSSPYAMAGLIKLKDKFDIAFGNDPDADRHGIVTRSSGLMNPNHYLSVAVWYLFQNRPGWKQAAAVGKTLVSSSMIDRVSAYLNRKLSEVPVGFKWFVDGLLDGSYGFGGEESAGASFLRKDGTVWTTDKDGIIMDLLACEITAKTGKDPAQLYKELEDRFGSPVYERIDAPATVEQKAVFKKLSPEMITADQLAGEPIVAKLTRAPGNNASIGGIKVVAENGWFAARPSGTEDIYKIYAESFKGKAHLHKIQKEAQEMVNTAFRKAGVM; encoded by the coding sequence GCTTCGGAACTTCGGGGCACAGGGGTTCGTCTCTGAAAAACAGCTTCAACGAGGACCACATTCTGGCTATCAGCCAGGCCATCTGTGACTCTAGAAAATCCAAAAATATTACCGGGCCCCTGTTTATGGGCATGGACACCCACGCCCTATCGGAAGGAGCCTTGGCCAGCGCCTTAGAGGTCTTTGCAGCCGGCGGCGTCACGGTGATGATCCAGCAGGGCTTTGGTTATACTCCCACCCCGGTCATCTCTCATGCGATCCTGACTTACAACCGGGGCAGGAAAGACAAGCTTGCCGACGGCGTCGTCATCACGCCTTCCCACAATTCACCTCAAGACGGGGGCTTCAAGTACAACCCGCCCGACGGCGGACCGGCGGACACCGAGACAACCAGGATCATCGAAGATAGAGCCAACCAAATTCTTGGCAGCAGCCTCAAAGACATAAAGCGCATGCCCTTTGAAAAAGCGCTCAAGGCAGACACCACCCATACCCATGATTTCATATCGGGATATGTCGCGGATCTTCAACATATTATCGATATGAAGATTGTTGCCGAAGAGGGCCTCAGGATCGGTGTTGACCCCCTCGGCGGCTCTGCCATCAACTTCTGGGATCCCATTGCCGAAACATACGGACTTGCCATCGAGGTGGTCAATCGGGTGGTTGACCCAACCTTTGCGTTCATGACCGTGGACAAAGACGGCAACATCCGGATGGACTGCTCTTCGCCATATGCCATGGCGGGTCTGATAAAACTAAAAGATAAATTCGATATCGCCTTCGGCAATGACCCTGACGCCGACCGCCACGGTATCGTTACCAGAAGTTCCGGGCTTATGAACCCGAATCACTATCTCTCGGTGGCCGTGTGGTATCTCTTTCAGAACCGGCCCGGATGGAAACAAGCTGCCGCCGTCGGCAAAACCCTGGTATCAAGTTCGATGATCGACCGCGTAAGCGCTTACCTTAACAGGAAGCTCTCGGAGGTGCCCGTGGGCTTCAAATGGTTTGTGGACGGGCTCCTCGACGGCTCCTACGGCTTTGGCGGAGAGGAAAGTGCCGGGGCCTCCTTTTTAAGAAAAGACGGAACCGTCTGGACCACGGATAAAGACGGCATCATCATGGATCTGCTCGCCTGTGAGATCACGGCAAAAACCGGCAAGGACCCGGCCCAGCTTTATAAAGAGCTGGAAGACAGATTCGGTAGTCCTGTTTACGAACGGATCGACGCGCCTGCTACGGTCGAGCAGAAGGCGGTTTTCAAAAAATTGTCTCCCGAAATGATTACGGCAGATCAACTTGCCGGGGAACCGATTGTTGCCAAACTCACCCGCGCGCCGGGCAACAATGCCTCCATCGGCGGGATCAAGGTTGTCGCCGAAAACGGCTGGTTTGCAGCGCGTCCCTCCGGCACCGAGGACATCTACAAGATTTATGCGGAAAGCTTCAAGGGCAAAGCCCATCTTCACAAGATTCAAAAAGAGGCCCAGGAAATGGTTAACACCGCATTTCGAAAAGCAGGCGTGATGTGA
- a CDS encoding rhodanese-like domain-containing protein has translation MNGVRKTLLALVAIAITAGALWFTNRSVTPKEATWEDIQAEAKQGGYHIISTQELWNRCNKNPDSLLLVDTRQEWEYRAGHIKDALNFPMEPTWFSRWRKKEYLETFLGSDKDRFIVFY, from the coding sequence ATGAACGGCGTTAGAAAAACTCTTTTGGCACTTGTGGCCATCGCTATTACGGCCGGAGCCCTCTGGTTCACCAACCGTAGCGTTACCCCGAAGGAAGCAACCTGGGAGGATATCCAGGCTGAAGCGAAGCAGGGTGGATATCACATTATCAGTACCCAAGAGTTATGGAATCGCTGCAACAAGAATCCCGATAGCCTCCTTTTGGTGGACACGCGCCAGGAATGGGAGTACAGGGCCGGTCATATCAAAGATGCCTTGAACTTTCCCATGGAGCCGACCTGGTTTTCAAGGTGGCGAAAAAAGGAATATCTTGAGACATTCCTGGGCTCAGATAAGGATCGGTTCATCGTTTTCTACTGA
- a CDS encoding ATP-grasp domain-containing protein, with amino-acid sequence MEFLYISPEFPPNYANFVLQLDKMNVNVWGIGEADFYFMPENMRSALKYYVRANLSSLVEVEKALEQLLSVKVSLGTPPQFDMVESHNEQWLHLEGFINKKYGIEGIKPQDLIRLKKKSAMKALFKKSGLPVARGELILDFKHGLQLANDLGYPLILKPDEGVGAGGIHKVIDEAQLRHLLSEISGEYLMEEFISGSIYSFDGLADRNGNLVFYTAHMFSQGIMETVNEGRHIYYFSLREIPPALEAFGRQCVKAFEVRERFFHIEFFQIAADRYIGLEVNMRPPGGFTTDMFNYACDIDIYRVWAELLVHQQTELPFTHRYHCCYASRKNNRRYLYDHDDIMARYCEFMIQVASVPGVFSSALGDIGYIFRSAELDDIFEITQFIHATES; translated from the coding sequence ATGGAGTTTTTATATATTTCCCCTGAATTTCCTCCGAACTATGCCAATTTTGTTTTGCAACTGGACAAAATGAATGTCAACGTATGGGGTATCGGCGAGGCTGATTTTTATTTCATGCCCGAAAATATGCGCTCGGCCTTGAAGTATTATGTCCGTGCAAATTTAAGCTCGTTGGTGGAAGTCGAAAAAGCGCTCGAGCAGCTTTTAAGCGTTAAAGTTTCCCTGGGCACACCGCCGCAATTTGACATGGTTGAGTCCCATAACGAACAGTGGCTGCACCTGGAAGGCTTTATCAATAAAAAATACGGCATTGAGGGCATAAAGCCGCAGGATCTGATCCGGCTCAAGAAAAAGTCGGCCATGAAAGCGCTTTTCAAAAAAAGCGGTCTGCCGGTTGCCAGGGGTGAACTAATCTTGGATTTCAAACATGGGCTCCAACTGGCAAACGACCTGGGGTATCCATTGATCCTGAAGCCGGATGAAGGCGTGGGTGCCGGCGGAATCCACAAGGTTATCGATGAAGCCCAGCTCAGGCATCTTTTATCGGAAATCAGCGGCGAATATTTGATGGAAGAATTCATTTCCGGCAGCATTTATTCTTTTGACGGACTGGCGGACCGCAACGGCAACCTGGTTTTTTACACCGCGCACATGTTCAGCCAGGGCATCATGGAAACGGTCAACGAAGGACGCCACATCTATTATTTTTCTTTGCGTGAAATTCCCCCGGCCCTGGAAGCGTTCGGGCGACAGTGCGTAAAGGCGTTTGAGGTCAGGGAGCGTTTTTTTCATATCGAATTTTTTCAAATCGCCGCCGACAGGTATATCGGGCTGGAAGTCAACATGCGACCGCCGGGCGGCTTTACCACCGATATGTTCAATTACGCCTGCGACATCGATATTTACCGGGTATGGGCCGAACTGCTGGTGCACCAACAAACGGAACTTCCCTTTACGCACAGGTATCACTGCTGCTATGCCAGTCGCAAAAACAACCGGCGCTACCTTTACGACCATGATGACATCATGGCGCGTTATTGTGAATTTATGATCCAGGTGGCAAGCGTCCCCGGTGTTTTCAGCAGCGCACTTGGCGATATCGGTTATATTTTCAGATCTGCAGAATTGGACGATATTTTTGAGATCACCCAGTTCATTCATGCAACTGAAAGCTGA
- a CDS encoding thioredoxin family protein, producing MAVSLGYKNIYRDPLGYPEWHAKGLPVESTPAGLAGTTQEPKAPGFFYGGAMIWTLMGIFAGGMALNLTPCVYPLIPITISYFGGRSGKGKGTLIAHGLCYVAGLAFTNSALGVIAALGGGLMGAMLQNPLVLVVIAAILIFFATSLFGFWELRLPCGLAQAASKSYSGYFGTLFMGLTLGVVAAPCIGPFVLGLLTWVGSMGSPWLGFIIFFTLSLGLGLPLFFLAVFSGQIDKLPRSGEWMLWVRKLMGWVLVGMAAYFIQPLLPKTAGIFFLAVVALAAGLHLGWIDRTKAGLRAFEWIRNGVGIVSVVIATVLIGSWAMQGPGLTWQPYSVELLSEAKRLKKPVIIDFYADWCSPCRELDEVTFHDTEIVRLSKQEFFMVKIDLTRGGNPDHERLLSQYGVKGVPTVVFLNREGTERQDLRLVDFLPPDRFLDRMAEAKKWK from the coding sequence GTGGCTGTGAGTCTTGGTTATAAAAATATCTATCGCGATCCATTGGGATATCCGGAATGGCATGCCAAAGGGTTGCCGGTGGAAAGTACCCCGGCAGGTCTTGCCGGAACAACTCAGGAACCCAAGGCTCCCGGTTTTTTTTACGGCGGGGCCATGATCTGGACCCTTATGGGTATCTTTGCAGGCGGCATGGCCCTTAATCTGACGCCCTGTGTCTATCCCTTGATTCCCATCACTATTTCCTATTTTGGTGGCCGTAGCGGAAAAGGAAAAGGCACATTAATCGCCCATGGGTTATGCTATGTCGCCGGGCTGGCTTTCACCAACTCTGCGCTGGGTGTGATTGCCGCTCTTGGGGGAGGTCTCATGGGGGCCATGCTCCAGAATCCTTTGGTGCTGGTTGTGATTGCCGCCATTCTTATTTTTTTTGCAACAAGCCTTTTTGGATTCTGGGAATTGCGACTTCCCTGCGGCCTCGCTCAGGCCGCTTCAAAGAGTTACTCAGGCTACTTCGGAACCCTTTTCATGGGCCTAACCTTAGGTGTCGTAGCCGCACCCTGTATCGGCCCTTTTGTTTTGGGGTTGCTGACCTGGGTGGGAAGTATGGGTAGTCCCTGGCTGGGGTTTATCATCTTCTTCACCCTAAGCCTCGGTTTAGGGTTGCCTCTTTTCTTTCTGGCCGTTTTTTCAGGGCAGATTGATAAACTTCCGCGATCCGGCGAGTGGATGCTCTGGGTGAGAAAACTCATGGGCTGGGTACTGGTAGGCATGGCGGCTTATTTCATACAACCGCTTTTGCCCAAAACGGCAGGAATCTTTTTTTTAGCAGTCGTGGCTTTGGCCGCCGGGCTTCACCTGGGATGGATCGATAGGACAAAGGCGGGCTTGCGAGCATTTGAATGGATTAGAAACGGTGTTGGTATAGTGAGCGTGGTTATTGCAACGGTACTTATAGGATCATGGGCCATGCAAGGACCTGGATTGACTTGGCAACCTTATTCCGTTGAGCTGTTATCCGAAGCAAAAAGACTAAAAAAACCGGTGATCATCGACTTCTACGCCGACTGGTGCAGCCCCTGCCGCGAGTTGGATGAAGTTACCTTTCATGATACCGAAATTGTCAGACTTTCCAAGCAAGAGTTCTTTATGGTTAAGATAGATTTAACCAGAGGGGGCAATCCGGATCACGAACGATTGTTGAGCCAATATGGCGTCAAAGGCGTGCCCACAGTGGTGTTTCTGAATCGGGAAGGAACGGAACGGCAAGATCTGCGCCTTGTGGATTTCTTGCCGCCGGATCGGTTTTTAGACCGCATGGCGGAAGCAAAAAAGTGGAAATAG